Proteins from a genomic interval of Halomonas alkaliantarctica:
- a CDS encoding sulfite exporter TauE/SafE family protein, translating into MVVDWVFVALMVVAVLLTGISKSGFAGGVGVVAVPLISLKASPTFAVAVMLPLLIVMDVFSLKAWWHQRVGRLLWLMFPPAVLGVGLGYLTYGWFDEALLTLLLGVFSVLFGLWGLFKPLRGKLMPGWVGRLCGGIAGFTSFIAHAGGPPLNFYLLQCQLTKQQFLGTAVVFLAIINLVKLVPYILLGLVNIDNLTIALLLMPVAWLGVRLGLVIQKRINGELFFRVILCLLILLGIRLIMDGIG; encoded by the coding sequence ATGGTTGTTGACTGGGTATTCGTGGCGTTAATGGTAGTTGCTGTGCTGCTGACTGGTATTTCCAAGTCAGGATTTGCCGGTGGGGTAGGGGTGGTGGCCGTGCCATTAATCTCGTTAAAGGCAAGCCCAACGTTTGCGGTCGCAGTTATGCTGCCGCTACTGATTGTAATGGACGTGTTTAGTCTCAAGGCGTGGTGGCACCAGCGGGTAGGCCGTCTATTGTGGCTCATGTTTCCGCCCGCGGTGCTAGGGGTGGGGTTGGGTTACCTCACCTATGGCTGGTTTGATGAAGCGCTTTTGACATTGCTGTTGGGGGTGTTTTCGGTACTGTTTGGCCTGTGGGGTTTATTCAAACCGCTACGTGGCAAATTAATGCCTGGCTGGGTAGGGCGCCTGTGTGGCGGCATAGCAGGATTTACCAGTTTTATTGCCCATGCAGGCGGCCCTCCCCTGAATTTTTACCTGCTGCAATGCCAACTGACCAAACAGCAATTCCTAGGGACGGCAGTGGTTTTTCTGGCCATTATTAACCTCGTGAAGCTGGTTCCCTACATCCTGCTGGGCTTGGTTAACATTGATAACCTGACCATAGCGCTGCTGCTGATGCCTGTTGCATGGCTGGGGGTTCGGTTAGGACTGGTTATTCAAAAACGCATCAATGGCGAGCTGTTTTTCCGGGTGATTCTTTGCCTGCTTATTTTGCTGGGTATCCGCTTAATCATGGACGGCATAGGCTGA
- a CDS encoding maleylacetate reductase has product MQPFVYDGLPSRVVFGRGTLSRLSEELGHLSCSRALVLSTPQQHEQASRVLEQLGEKGIGVYADAAMHTPVDVTDNALQVVKELNVDCTIAMGGGSTIGLGKAIALRTGLPQIAIPTTYAGSEMTPILGETRDGIKTTQRTLDVLPETVIYDVDLTLTLPAEMSGTSGINAIAHAVEALYARDCNPVIALMAEEGIAALARSLPVIANDPSNVEARSDALYGAWLCGTCLGSVGMSLHHKLCHTLGGSFNLPHAETHTIVLPHALAYNASAVPDAMARIGRALGCSDAAAGLYDLGRAVGAPSGLAELGFTLADVERATEIATQNPYWNPREIEATGIQQLLSDAQAGRRPGGAQ; this is encoded by the coding sequence ATGCAACCTTTTGTTTATGATGGCCTGCCATCCCGCGTGGTGTTTGGACGAGGCACCTTGTCGCGTCTAAGTGAGGAGCTTGGCCACCTTAGCTGTTCACGCGCCCTGGTGTTGTCCACACCTCAACAGCACGAGCAGGCAAGCCGCGTACTAGAGCAGTTGGGTGAGAAGGGCATTGGCGTTTACGCTGACGCCGCCATGCACACGCCAGTCGATGTGACCGACAATGCCTTGCAGGTGGTGAAAGAGCTGAACGTGGATTGCACTATTGCCATGGGTGGTGGCTCGACGATTGGTTTGGGCAAGGCGATCGCGCTGCGCACCGGCTTGCCGCAAATCGCCATTCCCACCACCTATGCAGGCTCAGAAATGACCCCGATCCTGGGGGAGACCCGCGACGGTATCAAGACGACGCAGCGCACTTTAGATGTACTGCCGGAAACCGTCATCTATGACGTTGATCTCACCTTGACGCTACCCGCTGAGATGTCCGGAACCAGTGGCATTAACGCGATTGCTCATGCTGTAGAGGCGCTATATGCCCGTGACTGCAACCCAGTCATCGCGCTAATGGCAGAGGAGGGGATCGCGGCGCTGGCGAGAAGCTTGCCCGTGATTGCTAACGACCCCAGCAATGTAGAAGCGCGCTCTGATGCGCTGTACGGCGCTTGGTTGTGCGGCACGTGCCTTGGCTCGGTGGGGATGTCGTTACACCATAAGTTGTGCCATACCTTGGGCGGCTCTTTTAACTTGCCCCATGCGGAAACTCACACCATTGTGTTACCCCATGCGCTGGCTTATAACGCCTCTGCCGTGCCTGACGCAATGGCTCGCATTGGCCGTGCGCTGGGCTGTTCGGATGCCGCCGCTGGGCTTTATGACTTAGGCCGTGCAGTTGGCGCGCCCAGTGGGCTTGCTGAACTTGGCTTTACCCTCGCCGATGTTGAGCGCGCCACGGAGATCGCTACTCAGAACCCCTATTGGAACCCGCGCGAAATAGAAGCCACGGGCATTCAGCAGTTGCTCAGCGATGCCCAGGCGGGCCGTCGCCCTGGGGGTGCGCAATGA
- a CDS encoding sugar ABC transporter ATP-binding protein, translating to MSPSQHDFSSNKRQPLNAEPILRLEGITKRFPGVVALNSVDFDVRPGEVHALLGENGAGKSTLMKVLAGKHQANEGKIILAGQEMAFENPKHAKRAGVVLIHQEQSLVPEMTVAENIFLGSLPRKPFNRVDWRKLREDTNKILETLKCGFQHDDIVGSLSIAKKQMVEIGRALAFTPRVVVFDEPTASLTDHEKPVLYDVINSLCEQGVGIVYISHRMDEIFHLSQRISVLRDGEYTGTVNTADTNEDEITRMMIGRSLELDHASKPSNFGDNLLEVCNLSVKRVFDNVSFNVRKGEIVGMYGLVGAGRSEVAETIFGLRTPSTGEVVLDGKAVSFRNSHDAVVHGVALVPEDRKDQGLILGMNCRDNMTLASLSSVSSLGFMTSAKEREVYDKYHQAMKIKTPSWRQKVGNLSGGNQQKIVIGKWLHTHPKLLILDEPTRGIDVGSKSEIHTLVKDLAKSGYAVLVISSEMPEILGLSNRIIAMYDGRVTAEFDGDNVSEDELVQAITGMGMQAQAS from the coding sequence ATGAGCCCTTCTCAACACGACTTTTCATCTAACAAACGACAGCCGCTTAACGCTGAACCGATACTGCGGCTTGAAGGTATCACGAAGCGTTTTCCTGGGGTTGTTGCCCTCAATAGTGTGGACTTTGACGTGCGGCCTGGGGAAGTGCATGCCCTGCTTGGCGAAAATGGGGCAGGTAAGTCGACACTAATGAAAGTGCTAGCGGGTAAGCACCAAGCGAATGAAGGAAAGATCATTCTTGCTGGCCAGGAAATGGCCTTCGAAAATCCCAAGCATGCCAAGCGGGCAGGCGTCGTGCTGATCCACCAAGAGCAGTCGCTGGTACCTGAAATGACGGTCGCCGAAAACATCTTTCTCGGCAGCCTGCCAAGAAAGCCGTTCAATCGCGTTGACTGGCGCAAGCTGCGCGAGGATACCAATAAGATTCTTGAGACGCTTAAGTGTGGTTTTCAACACGATGACATAGTGGGATCGCTGTCGATTGCCAAGAAACAGATGGTCGAAATTGGCCGAGCGTTAGCGTTTACCCCGCGCGTAGTGGTCTTCGATGAACCGACGGCATCGCTCACTGACCATGAAAAACCAGTGCTCTATGACGTGATCAATTCGCTGTGTGAGCAAGGCGTGGGGATTGTTTATATCTCCCACCGCATGGATGAAATTTTTCACTTATCACAGCGTATTTCCGTGCTTCGGGATGGTGAATACACCGGAACCGTCAATACGGCGGATACCAACGAGGACGAGATCACTCGAATGATGATCGGCCGTAGTTTGGAGCTCGATCATGCCAGCAAACCGAGTAACTTCGGCGACAACTTGTTGGAAGTGTGCAACCTCTCGGTGAAGCGCGTATTCGATAACGTCAGCTTTAATGTTCGCAAGGGTGAAATTGTTGGCATGTACGGACTGGTAGGCGCGGGACGCTCTGAGGTCGCAGAAACCATCTTCGGACTGCGCACACCTTCCACTGGCGAGGTGGTGTTAGACGGCAAGGCAGTGTCCTTCCGTAACTCCCATGATGCCGTGGTCCATGGCGTTGCTTTGGTGCCAGAAGACCGTAAGGATCAGGGACTGATTCTGGGCATGAACTGCCGAGACAACATGACCCTGGCAAGCCTTTCTAGCGTGTCGTCGTTGGGCTTTATGACGAGTGCCAAAGAGCGAGAGGTGTACGACAAATACCATCAGGCGATGAAAATAAAAACCCCCAGTTGGCGCCAAAAAGTGGGCAATCTGAGCGGCGGTAACCAGCAGAAAATCGTCATCGGTAAATGGCTGCATACCCACCCCAAACTATTGATTCTTGATGAGCCAACCCGGGGCATTGATGTGGGATCCAAGTCGGAAATCCACACCTTGGTTAAAGATCTGGCCAAATCTGGCTATGCGGTGCTGGTGATCTCTTCCGAGATGCCCGAGATTCTTGGCCTGAGTAACCGCATTATCGCTATGTATGACGGTCGCGTTACCGCAGAGTTTGATGGTGACAACGTCAGCGAGGACGAGCTTGTTCAAGCGATTACCGGAATGGGCATGCAGGCGCAGGCGAGCTAG
- a CDS encoding sugar ABC transporter substrate-binding protein, producing the protein MFKKTTLAASVIMMSITAAQAEGPYRIGITQNNVGVDSYQTTYESAFEAAAEEAGNVDIVVLDAGGDVARQIGQMQDLIQQQVDAIIIWPTNGQAVIPAIRQAHQAGIPVVVTNSKIAEAGLEFIAAFSGPDNVQQGISSAEMMCDALGGEGQIVQIAGQPGYTTAMERSTGFEERLAEMCPGVELLETQPGNWNRERAQRVMEDFLTKYDRIDGVYSGDDNMGVGALNAAKGAGRADEIVFIGATNFAVGYDAIERGEYYGSIYQSPVDDAEAALQTALDVLAGEEVPKMNFFETPKITAENLSEFDRPVF; encoded by the coding sequence ATGTTCAAGAAAACCACTCTTGCCGCCTCTGTCATCATGATGTCCATCACAGCAGCGCAGGCTGAAGGCCCTTATCGCATCGGCATTACTCAAAACAACGTGGGTGTGGATAGCTATCAAACGACCTATGAAAGTGCGTTTGAAGCTGCTGCTGAAGAGGCAGGCAACGTTGATATTGTGGTGCTAGATGCCGGTGGTGATGTCGCTCGTCAGATTGGCCAAATGCAGGATCTTATTCAGCAGCAAGTCGACGCCATTATCATCTGGCCAACCAATGGGCAGGCCGTAATTCCTGCTATTCGTCAGGCTCATCAGGCGGGCATTCCTGTCGTCGTTACTAACTCCAAAATTGCTGAAGCGGGTCTTGAATTCATCGCTGCTTTTTCAGGCCCAGATAATGTTCAGCAAGGCATTTCCTCTGCGGAAATGATGTGTGATGCCCTCGGGGGTGAAGGGCAAATCGTGCAGATTGCTGGCCAGCCAGGCTACACCACCGCCATGGAACGTTCGACCGGTTTCGAGGAGCGTCTTGCTGAGATGTGCCCGGGTGTAGAGCTGCTTGAGACGCAGCCTGGTAACTGGAACCGTGAGCGAGCTCAGCGGGTGATGGAAGATTTCCTGACTAAATATGACCGTATTGATGGCGTTTATTCCGGTGATGACAACATGGGGGTCGGCGCACTGAATGCCGCGAAAGGTGCTGGTCGTGCCGATGAGATTGTCTTCATTGGTGCCACGAATTTCGCCGTTGGTTACGACGCGATTGAGCGTGGCGAGTATTACGGTTCTATCTATCAGTCTCCGGTCGATGATGCGGAAGCCGCTCTACAAACGGCCTTGGATGTATTAGCCGGTGAAGAAGTGCCGAAGATGAACTTCTTCGAGACACCCAAGATCACTGCTGAAAACCTGAGCGAGTTTGATCGTCCCGTTTTCTGA
- a CDS encoding amidohydrolase family protein: protein MKVLFINATVITMDSQLGELSNGQVLVEDDRLAAVGHGLVDDPKAQGAEVIDCAGGILIPGLVNAHMHTWQTGLRGVAANWTLLEYFRHVHRGLAALFTPNDIYIATRMGAINQLNCGTTTLGDWCHNNPTPDHTDAAVSGLKESGIRALFMHGSPKPDPQPGHPHFSEIPHPRHEIERLLKGELANPKGLVTLGMAILGPHYSTLDVTLKDFALAKEFGLVASMHQGGGAAVAPGAWDEVESRGLLGPDINIVHGQSLDDGQMARFCASGVTFSIAPENEMTQGHGFPVTGLVRQHGGVVSLGVDLESVISGDMFSVARAALGMQRSLDNDASRREQGKIPDTSTITTREALGWITLDGAKALGLEARIGSLTPGKQADLVLIDSNKLNMQPVNDPVSTVVMQTSLANIDSVMVAGQFKKRSGRLLINTEQGIAELAKSGHRIHTELLAREAHSTQEANQ from the coding sequence ATGAAAGTGCTCTTCATTAACGCTACCGTGATTACCATGGACTCGCAGTTGGGCGAGTTAAGCAATGGTCAGGTGCTGGTTGAAGATGACCGACTTGCCGCCGTGGGCCATGGTCTGGTCGATGACCCCAAAGCGCAGGGCGCAGAGGTAATCGACTGTGCTGGCGGTATTCTCATTCCTGGGTTGGTGAATGCACATATGCATACCTGGCAGACCGGGTTGCGTGGCGTTGCCGCCAACTGGACGCTGCTTGAGTATTTTCGCCACGTCCACCGCGGTCTGGCGGCGCTGTTCACGCCCAATGACATTTATATTGCGACCCGTATGGGCGCGATTAATCAGCTTAACTGTGGCACCACCACATTAGGTGACTGGTGTCATAACAACCCGACCCCAGACCACACTGATGCCGCTGTGAGTGGGTTAAAAGAGTCCGGAATACGGGCGCTGTTTATGCACGGCTCACCGAAACCCGACCCACAGCCTGGCCACCCGCATTTTAGTGAGATCCCCCACCCGCGCCATGAAATCGAACGCCTGTTAAAAGGCGAGCTGGCGAATCCAAAGGGGCTTGTCACCTTAGGCATGGCCATCCTTGGTCCTCACTATTCAACCCTTGACGTTACCCTGAAAGACTTTGCCCTGGCGAAAGAGTTTGGCCTTGTGGCTTCGATGCATCAGGGCGGCGGCGCGGCGGTAGCGCCGGGCGCCTGGGATGAAGTAGAAAGCCGGGGTTTGCTGGGGCCCGATATCAACATTGTGCATGGCCAGAGCCTGGATGACGGCCAGATGGCAAGGTTCTGCGCCAGTGGCGTGACGTTCTCGATTGCACCGGAAAACGAGATGACCCAAGGCCACGGCTTTCCAGTCACTGGTCTGGTACGCCAGCACGGCGGGGTGGTGTCTCTGGGAGTGGATCTTGAGTCTGTAATTTCGGGTGACATGTTCAGTGTTGCTCGTGCCGCACTGGGCATGCAGCGCTCCCTTGATAACGATGCTTCACGTCGGGAGCAAGGCAAGATACCGGACACCTCGACCATTACTACCCGAGAAGCGCTTGGCTGGATCACGCTGGATGGGGCGAAAGCGCTTGGGCTCGAGGCCCGCATTGGCAGCCTTACGCCAGGCAAGCAGGCCGACTTGGTGCTGATCGACAGCAACAAGCTCAATATGCAGCCGGTCAATGACCCGGTGTCGACGGTGGTGATGCAGACAAGCCTAGCTAACATCGACAGCGTCATGGTGGCAGGGCAGTTCAAAAAGCGCAGCGGCCGCCTGTTGATTAATACCGAGCAAGGTATCGCAGAGCTTGCCAAGTCTGGCCACCGTATTCACACCGAACTACTGGCGCGTGAAGCCCACTCGACACAGGAGGCAAACCAATGA
- a CDS encoding malonic semialdehyde reductase yields MTTIDQNAIATLFTEARTHNVWQDRDVNEETLRELYNLMHFGPTSMNCQPARILFLTTDEAKGRLKPALMPGNQEKTMKAPVVAVLGFDTEFYEHLPRMFAHNKDAKSLFEGKPDFIHSTAFRNSSIQGGYFILAARALGLDAGPMSGFNNAAVDEEFFPDGKVKSNFLCNLGYGDTSALFPRGDRFSFDEVCKVM; encoded by the coding sequence ATGACAACGATCGATCAAAATGCTATCGCAACGCTATTTACTGAAGCACGTACCCACAACGTTTGGCAGGATCGTGACGTTAACGAGGAAACGCTGCGCGAGCTGTATAACCTAATGCATTTCGGCCCCACCTCGATGAATTGCCAGCCAGCGCGGATTCTGTTTCTGACCACAGATGAGGCCAAAGGGCGCCTGAAACCCGCTTTAATGCCAGGCAATCAGGAAAAAACCATGAAGGCACCGGTGGTCGCCGTGCTTGGTTTCGACACAGAGTTCTATGAGCATCTGCCACGCATGTTCGCCCATAATAAAGACGCAAAATCACTGTTCGAAGGAAAACCGGACTTTATTCATTCCACTGCATTCCGTAATAGCTCTATTCAAGGCGGCTACTTCATTTTAGCGGCTCGCGCGCTAGGGTTGGACGCTGGCCCTATGTCTGGCTTCAACAATGCGGCCGTGGATGAAGAGTTCTTTCCAGATGGCAAAGTGAAGAGCAATTTTCTGTGTAACTTAGGCTATGGCGATACGAGCGCGTTGTTCCCTCGTGGCGACCGCTTCTCCTTTGATGAAGTGTGCAAAGTGATGTAA
- a CDS encoding intradiol ring-cleavage dioxygenase has protein sequence MRNLTTDNITAAVIEEFSSCEDTRLKTLLNGLVKHLHAYLREVQPTEQEWTQAIEFLTRTGQMCDDERQEFILLSDTLGVTMLVDAINHSNSDPNITESTVLGPFYVADPPQANQGDAINWGVEGEPLFVEGHVHDAQGKTLANVTIDVWQSDSEGFYDVQKPELESASLRARFHTDSQGRYAFWTVTPSPYPIPTDGPVGKMLDITGRHPYRPAHVHFMLMAPGYETLVTQIFAEDDPYLDSDAVFGVKDSLVKTFALQPPGQAPDGRQMETPYRYFHYDFGLKTA, from the coding sequence ATGCGCAACCTGACGACCGACAATATCACCGCGGCGGTAATTGAAGAGTTCTCTAGCTGTGAAGACACACGGCTAAAGACGCTGCTCAATGGCTTGGTTAAACACCTGCACGCTTATCTGCGTGAAGTGCAACCCACTGAGCAAGAGTGGACCCAGGCGATTGAGTTTCTGACCCGCACGGGGCAGATGTGCGATGACGAACGCCAAGAGTTCATTCTGCTTTCTGACACTCTTGGTGTGACCATGTTAGTGGACGCCATTAACCACTCAAACAGTGACCCGAACATTACCGAAAGTACCGTTTTGGGGCCTTTTTATGTGGCGGACCCTCCCCAAGCGAATCAGGGTGATGCCATTAACTGGGGGGTTGAAGGCGAGCCGCTATTCGTTGAAGGCCACGTGCACGATGCCCAGGGGAAGACATTGGCAAATGTCACTATTGATGTGTGGCAGTCGGACAGTGAAGGTTTTTACGACGTCCAAAAGCCTGAACTTGAAAGTGCATCATTGCGTGCTCGCTTCCATACCGATAGCCAAGGCCGTTACGCCTTCTGGACAGTCACTCCTTCCCCTTATCCGATCCCAACAGACGGGCCAGTCGGCAAAATGCTCGATATTACCGGGCGGCATCCTTATCGCCCGGCGCATGTGCATTTCATGCTGATGGCGCCGGGGTACGAAACTTTGGTCACCCAAATCTTCGCCGAAGACGATCCCTACCTTGATTCGGATGCGGTATTTGGTGTGAAGGATTCACTGGTGAAGACGTTTGCTCTGCAGCCACCAGGGCAAGCGCCCGATGGTCGGCAGATGGAAACGCCTTACCGCTATTTTCATTACGACTTCGGCTTAAAGACGGCCTGA
- a CDS encoding NAD(P)-dependent oxidoreductase codes for MTTVSTTRSSPLKVAWVGLGKLGLPMAARIIQAGTAVQGFDLSSERLALAAALGVTPHQQLASAVADCDLVFVSIPDDRALIALCLETGELVRHMMPGSILVETSTVSVEASARVAEAAKAHGISYLRSPVSGNPVAAEAGTLSAMVSGPRDALATAKPVFEAFTKAQYWLGDEEQARVAKLAINLMIAVSAGMMSEALTLARKGNIEWDAMLTLISDSAVGSPMVKYKVPPLSQRDFTSTFSAAQMAKDLDLILDCAHTSGVTTPLAAQMREAYTALIATGHGDDDYIATVHHTERLSGLGEPTPAPHRGQ; via the coding sequence ATGACAACCGTTTCCACGACGCGCTCTTCGCCACTTAAGGTGGCTTGGGTGGGCTTGGGTAAGCTGGGCTTGCCCATGGCCGCCAGAATTATCCAGGCAGGAACCGCGGTACAAGGATTCGACCTTTCCAGCGAGCGCCTCGCGTTGGCCGCAGCGTTAGGGGTCACGCCCCATCAGCAGCTTGCCAGTGCGGTGGCTGATTGTGACCTGGTCTTTGTCTCGATTCCCGACGACCGCGCTTTAATCGCGCTTTGCCTTGAAACGGGCGAGCTGGTTCGTCACATGATGCCCGGGAGTATCTTGGTCGAGACCAGTACGGTGAGTGTTGAAGCGTCTGCCCGAGTGGCCGAAGCGGCCAAGGCTCATGGCATCTCGTATTTGCGTAGCCCCGTGTCGGGCAACCCTGTGGCGGCTGAGGCTGGCACGCTGTCGGCGATGGTATCTGGCCCACGCGATGCACTGGCAACCGCCAAGCCGGTGTTTGAAGCCTTTACCAAAGCACAATATTGGCTTGGCGATGAAGAGCAGGCTCGGGTCGCCAAGCTGGCGATTAACCTGATGATTGCCGTCAGTGCCGGAATGATGAGTGAAGCGCTGACTCTGGCGCGCAAAGGCAACATTGAATGGGACGCCATGTTGACGCTTATTTCCGACAGCGCGGTAGGTTCCCCGATGGTTAAGTACAAGGTGCCGCCACTTTCCCAGCGCGATTTTACGTCGACATTTTCCGCTGCCCAAATGGCCAAAGATCTCGATCTGATTCTTGATTGCGCCCACACCTCCGGGGTCACAACGCCACTGGCCGCCCAAATGCGCGAAGCCTATACCGCGCTTATCGCCACGGGCCATGGCGATGATGACTATATCGCTACCGTGCACCACACCGAGCGACTTTCGGGGCTAGGTGAGCCGACACCCGCACCGCATAGGGGGCAATAA
- a CDS encoding ABC transporter permease has product MSFLSAQGILIFFLLGMFVFSFFSEQFLSQSNIMTVVRQASIIGIIAVGVTVVIIGGNLDLSVGSMLSFSTVLVVDLHDKVGPTMAILMMFALTLMLGAVNGILIGFLRLNSLIVTLAMLSAIQGFVLIYSGGQNVDIANQGGTWFAFFGRGYLAGIAVPILLFGLLAILVQVVMSYTSYGRRIFAVGGNPMAAVYSGIRKNWCVFSTYLISAFCVACAALVLGSRVMGSQNNVGQGYELLVLAGIILGGTSLLGGAGSIWKTVIGVLILGFIQNGLLLMGYPYYIQWIVTWGIIILAVWLDLANKRKRLLTTHS; this is encoded by the coding sequence ATGAGTTTTCTATCGGCCCAAGGAATTCTCATCTTTTTCCTGCTCGGTATGTTCGTTTTTTCGTTCTTCTCTGAGCAGTTTCTCTCCCAGTCAAACATCATGACCGTGGTCCGCCAAGCCTCGATTATTGGCATCATCGCCGTGGGTGTCACGGTGGTAATTATTGGTGGCAATCTGGACCTTTCCGTAGGGTCGATGTTGTCCTTCTCGACGGTGTTAGTGGTGGACCTGCACGATAAGGTTGGCCCTACCATGGCCATTCTTATGATGTTTGCATTAACGCTGATGCTGGGTGCCGTCAATGGCATTCTAATCGGTTTTTTGCGCCTTAACTCACTGATTGTCACGCTGGCGATGTTGTCTGCCATTCAAGGCTTCGTGCTGATTTACAGTGGTGGCCAAAACGTTGATATCGCGAATCAGGGCGGCACGTGGTTTGCGTTCTTTGGACGTGGCTATTTGGCGGGTATTGCTGTCCCTATCTTGCTGTTTGGTTTGCTGGCCATTCTGGTTCAAGTGGTGATGAGCTACACAAGCTATGGCCGACGCATCTTTGCTGTCGGTGGCAATCCTATGGCTGCCGTTTATTCGGGTATTCGCAAGAACTGGTGCGTTTTCAGCACCTATCTAATCTCAGCGTTCTGTGTGGCATGTGCGGCACTTGTTCTTGGCTCGCGAGTGATGGGCTCACAAAACAATGTTGGCCAAGGTTATGAGCTGCTGGTACTGGCCGGGATCATCCTTGGTGGTACTAGCCTGCTGGGGGGCGCTGGCAGCATCTGGAAAACAGTGATTGGCGTGTTGATCCTGGGTTTTATTCAGAATGGCCTGCTGTTGATGGGCTACCCCTATTACATCCAGTGGATCGTGACCTGGGGCATCATCATCTTGGCCGTATGGCTGGACCTCGCTAACAAGCGTAAGCGCTTGCTAACGACCCACTCATAA
- a CDS encoding ABC transporter permease: MTSLKGFFRGRTSIQPIWVFVLVIFIFFSFMSEYFLSFGNISNILVQTSTIGLIALGMTFVMINGNIDLSVGAILGLAASLAVGLQETSMTLAILAALGSGVLLGAINGLIVWKTGVNAFIVTLGAMLGIRGLIFLYTGEQSFYALNFAFSDFGTSTIGPFPVLAIIFLICTLIMHLVLTRTGHGRNTFAVGGNPEASIDAGIRLGRHMMINFIIVGFFAALAGVLLASQMGAATPNLGRDYELWVITAVVLGGTKLTGGYGSIVGTLGGVLAIGILRNGMNLMQVPAFYVLVILGAILISVLIIDKKLNAPSAKEVRI; encoded by the coding sequence ATGACAAGTTTAAAAGGGTTCTTCCGTGGCAGAACGTCTATCCAACCGATCTGGGTGTTTGTTCTTGTCATCTTTATTTTCTTCAGCTTTATGTCGGAGTACTTCCTGTCATTTGGCAATATCAGCAATATTCTGGTGCAAACCTCCACCATTGGCCTGATCGCCCTTGGAATGACGTTTGTCATGATCAACGGCAATATCGATTTATCAGTAGGGGCAATATTGGGGCTTGCTGCTTCGCTGGCAGTTGGGTTGCAAGAGACGAGCATGACGCTGGCGATTCTTGCAGCACTCGGTTCAGGTGTGTTGCTGGGCGCTATTAACGGCCTAATTGTTTGGAAAACGGGCGTAAATGCGTTCATCGTGACGTTAGGTGCCATGCTGGGTATCAGGGGTTTAATCTTTCTATACACCGGTGAGCAGTCGTTTTATGCGTTGAATTTTGCCTTCTCTGACTTTGGTACCAGCACCATCGGACCTTTTCCAGTCTTAGCAATTATCTTCCTGATTTGCACATTGATCATGCATCTAGTGCTAACGCGAACCGGTCACGGACGTAATACCTTCGCAGTGGGCGGCAACCCGGAAGCATCGATTGATGCGGGGATTCGGCTGGGGCGCCACATGATGATCAATTTCATTATCGTTGGCTTCTTTGCTGCACTGGCAGGGGTGCTGTTGGCCAGCCAGATGGGCGCGGCGACACCAAATCTGGGGCGTGACTACGAGCTCTGGGTGATTACGGCCGTCGTATTAGGTGGTACCAAGTTGACGGGTGGTTACGGCAGCATCGTTGGCACCCTCGGCGGGGTACTGGCTATCGGTATTCTGCGTAACGGCATGAATTTAATGCAGGTGCCCGCGTTTTATGTGCTGGTCATTCTCGGCGCTATCCTCATCTCGGTGCTGATTATCGACAAGAAGCTTAATGCACCCTCGGCTAAGGAGGTGCGGATATGA